A single region of the Etheostoma cragini isolate CJK2018 chromosome 3, CSU_Ecrag_1.0, whole genome shotgun sequence genome encodes:
- the LOC117942305 gene encoding uncharacterized protein LOC117942305, giving the protein MMKGKLQAMGHRVRWEQVSASMHRVDSAGIFERFTGLGCVARRIYSVKGPHSLVNVDTNHKLIRYGIVIFAGIDGYSRKIMYLGASNNNKASTALGFFMSSVEKFGFPLRVRGDQGVENVGIAHCMFTVRGCGRASYISGKSVHNQRVECLWRDVWMAITCVYYELLHSLEEDCLLDPSNSLHLFCAHYVFVPRLQRDLDTFKEGWDNHAMRTEQNLTPNQLWTIRLLQNPVPAPQNLEDNGRDLYKVALDYVIRHA; this is encoded by the exons ATGATGAAGGGCAAACTGCAAGCTATGGGACACCGTGTAAGATGGGAGCAGGTTTCAGCGTCCATGCACAGGGTGGATTCTGCAGGGATCTTTGAGAGATTCACAGGCTTGGGCTGTGTCGCTAGAAGAATATATTCTGTCAAGGGTCCCCACTCACTGGTCAACGTGGACACAAACCACAAACTTATCAG atatGGCATTGTCATCTTTGCCGGGATCGATGGTTATTCACGAAAG ATCATGTACCTGGGTGCTTCTAATAACAACAAGGCATCAACTGCACTTGGCTTCTTCATGAGCTCTGTTGAAAAATTTGGCTTTCCATTAAG AGTTAGAGGAGACCAAGGGGTAGAAAACGTTGGCATCGCTCACTGCATGTTCACTGTTCGTGGCTGTGGCAGAGCAAGCTACATATCTGGAAAAAGTGTGCATAATCAAAG GGTGGAGTGCTTGTGGCGTGATGTGTGGATGGCGATAACATGTGTATATTACGAACTACTTCACAGTCTTGAAGAGGATTGCCTGCTAGATCCCTCCAACagtctgcatttattttgtgcCCACTACGTATTTGTACCACGTCTCCAGAGGGACCTTGACACTTTCAAAGAAGGGTGGGACAACCATGCCATGCGAACAGAACAAAACCTGACTCCCAATCAACTTTGGACAATAAGACTTCTCCAGAACCCTGTGCCTGCTCCACAGAACTTAGAG GACAATGGCAGAGATCTTTACAAGGTTGCACTTGACTATGTGATTCGTCATGCATAA